A window of Candidatus Neptunochlamydia vexilliferae genomic DNA:
AAGAAAAACATATTCAGCGGAGTTTAAGCTCAAGGCAGTACTAGAAATCCTGAAAGAAGATAAAACAGCATCACAGCTAGCAGGAGAACTAGAGGTAAATCCTATGGTACTTGCAGGTTGGAAAAAACACTTTAAAGAAGTTGGACTTCAGGTTTTTGAGAAGCCAAGAAGAGCCTCAGGGCTAAAAAGAAGTGAAAAGGAAAAAGCTGAGCTTTTCGAACAAATTGGGAGGCTTAAGATGGAAATAGAATGGCTTAAAAAAAAATTAGCTATATTGACCTAGTTAAGAGAAGATCACTTGTAAACCCTGAAGACGAGTGTTTTTCCCAACGAAAACAATGTGAACTACTTAGTGTATGGCGCTCAGGCTTGTACTATCAATCTTGAGGGCCAAGCCAAGAGGACTTGCAGTTAATGAGAGCAATCGATGAGCAGTATCTTAAAACCCCTTTCTACGGTAGGCGTAGAATGACTTTAGAGATTGTCAAAGTCAAGGAAAATTCCATAGGTATCGATGAGATAAATTCCATAGATCTACATAAAAATATTTTTACTCCCCCCTCTTACTTGTAATATCCTTAGTTCTAAAGCTTTGACCTGTGATCGTGATGATTTGCGAGTGATGAACAATTCGGTCCGATATTGCTGAGGCTAAAATATTGTCAGAAAAAATTTCTCCCCATTTGTCGATCGATTTGTTAGTTGTGATGATCATTGAGCCAGTTTCGTATCTTTTTGAGATGATCTCAAAAAAGTCATCCACGCTATAGTCGGGGACTTTCTTAAATCCTAGTTCATCTAGGATCAGTAGATCTGGAGCAAGGTACTCTTTAACTTTTTTAGAGTAAGAGTTATCGGCTTTTGAGCTGTGGAGGGTCCGGAGCATTTCTCCTACTCCGGTAAAAAGGACTTTGTGTCCTTTTTGTAGTCCTTTGATCCCTGTTGCTATTGAGAGATGGGTTTTGCCTGTTCCTGGTTCTCCAATGAAAATGATGTTTTTTTTCTCTTTTATGAACTGACAGGTCATAATGTCGCTGATCTGTTTTTTATCAAGCGAGGGTTGGAAGGAAAAGTCAAAATCTTCTATGGTTTTTCTTGAAGGGAGTTTTGCTTGGAGGCAACGCTTTTTATAGTTGTTATCCCTTCGACTGTTGGCTTCATCTTCTAAGAGGACTTCAAGGAACTCTCTATAGGAGATGGAGCTTTTTTCTGCATAAGCTAATCGCTCATCTAGGGTGTTACAAACTCCTGCGAGTTTGAGGTTTTTTAGACTTTGTTTGATTTGGTTCATTTATAAGTCCTTGTCTAGGGGGAGGTTATAGCTCCCGTTTTCACAGATGTTTTTAATGATACGGTAGCCAGTTGCTCCGTAATATAAGGCACGTTCGCATGCCTTATCGATCACTTCTTTGGGATGTTCTTTTTTGA
This region includes:
- the istB gene encoding IS21-like element helper ATPase IstB, coding for MNQIKQSLKNLKLAGVCNTLDERLAYAEKSSISYREFLEVLLEDEANSRRDNNYKKRCLQAKLPSRKTIEDFDFSFQPSLDKKQISDIMTCQFIKEKKNIIFIGEPGTGKTHLSIATGIKGLQKGHKVLFTGVGEMLRTLHSSKADNSYSKKVKEYLAPDLLILDELGFKKVPDYSVDDFFEIISKRYETGSMIITTNKSIDKWGEIFSDNILASAISDRIVHHSQIITITGQSFRTKDITSKRGE
- a CDS encoding transposase; its protein translation is MAKKRKTYSAEFKLKAVLEILKEDKTASQLAGELEVNPMVLAGWKKHFKEVGLQVFEKPRRASGLKRSEKEKAELFEQIGRLKMEIEWLKKKLAILT